From Pseudomonas sp. StFLB209, a single genomic window includes:
- a CDS encoding RNA-guided endonuclease InsQ/TnpB family protein, whose amino-acid sequence MSHLEQKLGIAQRAGKRARVRALHARIRNRRKDAQHKFSTALVECCAAIFVGDVASAKLVKTQMAKSTLDAGWGQLKTMLEQKCQRAGVVFEVVAERYTTQTCSCCGSISTSSPKGRAGLRIREWTCVCCGTAHDRDVNAARNILAAGHRRLAVGIPAL is encoded by the coding sequence ATATCGCACCTGGAGCAGAAGCTGGGCATCGCTCAGCGTGCTGGCAAGAGGGCACGTGTTCGCGCCCTCCATGCCAGGATCAGGAACCGGCGCAAAGATGCGCAACACAAGTTCTCAACCGCCCTGGTTGAGTGCTGCGCCGCCATTTTCGTTGGCGATGTAGCCAGCGCAAAACTCGTAAAGACTCAAATGGCCAAATCCACGCTTGATGCAGGATGGGGCCAACTCAAGACAATGCTGGAGCAGAAGTGCCAACGGGCAGGCGTTGTTTTTGAGGTTGTAGCCGAGCGCTATACCACCCAGACGTGTTCGTGCTGTGGAAGCATTTCCACCAGCAGTCCGAAAGGTAGAGCCGGTTTGCGAATAAGAGAATGGACTTGCGTGTGCTGCGGTACAGCCCACGACCGCGATGTGAACGCGGCCCGGAACATTCTTGCGGCGGGGCATCGCCGTCTAGCTGTAGGAATCCCCGCTCTTTAG
- a CDS encoding efflux RND transporter periplasmic adaptor subunit, whose protein sequence is MKKLFGVAATLLILAVAIALGRAVWVHYMQTPWTRDGRVRADIINVAPEVSGRVVDVAVRDNQTVKKGDLLLQIDPDYYQLAVKQARAEVAARKAAWQMRASNAKRRADMDTRVISAENRDDTGHLALSAEADYRQAQARLEIAELNLQRTQVRASVDGYITNLNVHRGDYAHAGEAKLALIDRHSFWVYGYFEETKLPHVQVGDMAELEMMSGERLTGRVDSIARGIYDRDNPQSRELLADVNPTFNWVRLAQRVPVRIRLDPWPEDFVLAAGMTCTVILKAGP, encoded by the coding sequence ATGAAAAAGCTGTTCGGTGTCGCCGCTACCTTGTTGATCCTGGCCGTGGCGATTGCGCTGGGGCGTGCGGTGTGGGTGCATTACATGCAGACCCCTTGGACCCGCGATGGCCGGGTGCGGGCCGACATCATCAACGTGGCGCCGGAGGTGTCCGGGCGAGTAGTTGATGTTGCGGTGCGCGATAACCAGACAGTGAAAAAGGGCGATCTGCTGCTGCAGATCGACCCCGATTATTACCAACTGGCGGTCAAGCAGGCCCGCGCCGAAGTGGCTGCGCGCAAGGCCGCCTGGCAGATGCGCGCCAGCAATGCCAAGCGCCGCGCCGACATGGATACACGGGTGATCTCTGCCGAAAACCGCGATGATACAGGGCATCTGGCCTTGAGCGCCGAAGCCGATTACCGGCAGGCCCAGGCCCGTCTGGAAATCGCCGAACTGAACCTGCAACGCACTCAGGTGCGCGCTTCAGTGGACGGCTACATAACCAACCTCAACGTGCATCGCGGCGACTATGCCCATGCCGGCGAGGCCAAGCTGGCGCTGATCGACCGGCATTCGTTCTGGGTTTACGGCTACTTCGAAGAAACCAAACTGCCCCATGTGCAGGTCGGCGATATGGCAGAACTGGAGATGATGAGCGGCGAGCGCCTGACCGGCCGGGTCGACAGCATCGCCCGCGGCATCTACGACCGCGACAACCCGCAAAGCCGTGAGCTGCTGGCCGATGTCAACCCGACCTTCAACTGGGTACGCCTGGCCCAGCGGGTGCCGGTACGCATCCGGCTTGATCCGTGGCCGGAGGATTTTGTGCTGGCGGCGGGGATGACGTGTACGGTGATTCTCAAGGCGGGGCCGTAA
- a CDS encoding DUF1656 domain-containing protein — MLREIAVFDLYMPGMGLLFVLAMLFAWLLDRLLASLDLYRLFWHPALLRLSLFVCVFGALALGLYR, encoded by the coding sequence ATGCTGCGTGAGATCGCTGTGTTCGACCTGTACATGCCGGGCATGGGCTTGCTGTTTGTGCTGGCCATGCTGTTTGCCTGGCTGTTGGACCGGTTGCTGGCGAGCCTGGACCTGTACCGCCTGTTCTGGCACCCGGCGTTGTTGCGCCTGAGCCTGTTTGTCTGTGTGTTCGGCGCTCTGGCGCTGGGCCTCTATCGTTGA
- a CDS encoding FUSC family protein, with product MSVSVPEAALPWRREFDVWLRSDGVTWVYIAKVLLAVYLTYWLALRLELPQPRIAVITVVLVMQPQSGQVFAKSFYRLLGTLVGSSMMVLLMALFGQDSVPFLGCLALWVGLCAAGAARFRNFRAYAFVLAGYTAALIGLPSLAHPEAAFMAAVWRVLEIFLGIVCSTLVSAAILPQSAGAALRNSLFQRFGRFARFAVDGLREGHPPDAFEAGNLRFVAEAIGLEGLRSVTLFEDPYMRRRNGRINRLNSEFMAVTTRFNALHQLLERLRSQQLTRVLKRIEPGVLSLASLLESCADHALTLEAAARLVIGLEYWKQELPPRVRQMRRELEADSPSEAERLDFHTAFELLYRLVCDLHNYAQTHASLADHNHVREQWQEPFVNRTNAMAAWGAGVRASLVVGLLSAGWVLTAWPSGATMIVVAAVTVALSSMNANPWRLSLQIGCGTALAALLGFVETFVVFAHIDGFALLCMVLAPVFVVGTFLSSRAQWSGYGLGLLLFFCMGSLPGNLAHYDPSAFINDYLAMLVAMLVCTAAGAVILPPNSRWMWRHLEDDLRRQVVFAISAPLKRLGSSFESQTRDVMHQADALAAGKPQVQRELLRWMFVVLEIGHAIIELRREQALLPVHPSYAQHRSWRLSIRVMGRALIRLFIQPDARNLGHSLAAVDRAIARVRHTEEPFASHFETSPLRRVESYLHFIRTCLLDPQSPLAGFGQPLPVAGGPDAA from the coding sequence ATGAGCGTTAGCGTGCCCGAAGCTGCCTTGCCCTGGCGCCGGGAATTTGATGTGTGGTTGCGCAGCGACGGCGTTACCTGGGTGTATATCGCCAAGGTCTTGCTGGCGGTGTATCTGACTTACTGGCTGGCCTTGCGTCTGGAGTTGCCGCAGCCGCGCATCGCGGTAATCACGGTGGTTCTGGTCATGCAGCCGCAAAGTGGTCAGGTGTTTGCCAAGAGCTTCTATCGGCTGCTCGGCACCCTGGTGGGGTCGAGCATGATGGTGCTGCTCATGGCGCTATTCGGGCAGGACTCAGTGCCGTTTCTCGGTTGCCTGGCCTTGTGGGTGGGGCTGTGTGCGGCGGGGGCTGCGCGCTTTCGCAACTTTCGCGCCTACGCCTTCGTACTGGCCGGCTACACCGCCGCGTTGATCGGCCTGCCGAGCCTGGCGCATCCGGAGGCCGCGTTCATGGCGGCGGTCTGGCGCGTGCTGGAGATTTTTCTCGGCATCGTCTGCTCCACCCTGGTCAGCGCTGCGATCCTGCCGCAGAGCGCTGGCGCCGCGCTGCGCAACAGCTTGTTCCAGCGCTTTGGCCGCTTTGCCCGCTTTGCCGTGGACGGATTGCGTGAGGGCCATCCGCCAGACGCCTTCGAGGCCGGCAATCTGCGCTTCGTTGCAGAGGCTATCGGCCTGGAAGGGCTGCGCAGTGTGACCCTGTTCGAAGACCCGTACATGCGGCGGCGCAATGGCCGGATCAACCGCCTTAACAGCGAGTTCATGGCCGTCACCACGCGCTTCAATGCTCTGCATCAGTTGCTGGAGCGCCTGCGCAGCCAGCAACTGACGAGGGTGCTCAAACGCATCGAACCGGGCGTGCTCAGCCTGGCGAGTTTGCTGGAAAGTTGCGCCGACCATGCCCTGACTCTGGAAGCGGCGGCGCGGCTGGTGATTGGCCTGGAATACTGGAAACAAGAGCTGCCGCCACGGGTACGGCAGATGCGCCGCGAACTGGAGGCCGATAGCCCCAGTGAAGCCGAGCGGCTGGACTTTCACACGGCGTTCGAACTGCTGTACCGGCTGGTCTGCGACCTGCACAACTATGCGCAGACCCACGCCTCGCTGGCCGACCACAACCACGTGCGTGAACAGTGGCAAGAACCCTTCGTCAATCGCACTAACGCCATGGCGGCATGGGGCGCCGGGGTTCGCGCCAGCCTGGTGGTCGGCCTGCTCAGTGCCGGGTGGGTGCTGACCGCCTGGCCCAGTGGCGCGACCATGATCGTGGTCGCGGCGGTGACCGTGGCGCTGTCCTCGATGAACGCCAACCCCTGGCGTCTGTCGCTGCAGATCGGCTGCGGTACGGCACTGGCGGCGCTGCTCGGCTTTGTCGAGACCTTTGTGGTCTTTGCGCATATCGACGGTTTCGCGCTGCTATGCATGGTGCTGGCGCCAGTGTTTGTGGTCGGGACCTTTCTGTCCTCACGGGCGCAGTGGAGCGGCTATGGTCTGGGCCTGTTGCTGTTTTTCTGCATGGGTTCACTGCCGGGCAATCTGGCCCATTACGACCCGTCGGCGTTTATCAATGATTACCTCGCCATGCTGGTGGCCATGCTGGTTTGCACAGCGGCCGGCGCAGTGATCCTGCCGCCCAACAGCCGCTGGATGTGGCGCCATCTGGAGGACGACCTGCGCCGCCAGGTGGTGTTTGCCATCAGCGCGCCGCTCAAGCGTCTGGGGTCGAGCTTCGAAAGCCAGACCCGCGACGTGATGCACCAGGCTGACGCCTTGGCCGCTGGTAAGCCGCAGGTGCAGCGCGAGTTGTTGCGCTGGATGTTCGTGGTGCTGGAGATCGGCCACGCGATCATCGAGCTGCGCCGCGAACAGGCGCTGCTGCCGGTCCATCCCAGCTATGCGCAGCATCGCTCGTGGCGGCTGTCGATCCGGGTCATGGGCCGTGCGCTGATCCGCCTGTTCATCCAGCCCGATGCACGCAACCTGGGACACAGCCTGGCAGCCGTGGACCGGGCGATTGCCAGGGTCAGGCACACCGAAGAGCCATTTGCCTCGCATTTCGAGACCTCGCCACTGCGCCGGGTCGAGAGTTATCTGCACTTTATTCGCACCTGCCTGCTCGATCCGCAATCGCCGCTGGCGGGGTTCGGTCAGCCACTGCCTGTTGCGGGGGGGCCAGATGCTGCGTGA
- a CDS encoding efflux transporter outer membrane subunit, which produces MPRCLIRALETFNVLAVSVLLNGCISTQGIQPHTDLLPTAELAIDLANRDAHWPATQWWRAYGDPQLDTWIARASRGSPSLQAATARVREAQAMAGVAQSREAAQLTSGGRLARRGWPDDGFYGPGNLADSHTWDNNAGLNLSLDLDLWGRERNASERALDIAQQRAAEQRQAQLQLQGNVIHAYIQLALQYAQLDILEATLAQQVQIAELARQRLQAGIGTQLEVSQAEASLPETHRQIDGVHEAIELSRHQLAALAGLGPEHAASLKRPLLTLHQPLPLPTAVPAQLLGQRPDVVASRWQVAAQARGIAVAQAGFYPNVDLTASLGYMATGGGMLEFLTASKLAYNAGPAISLPIFDGGRLRGELGQASAAYDLAVAHYRQTLVSALQGIADQLVRRHSLEQQQRLAAESVAKANELCALARLAWQRGLVDYLSVLHSQTRLWRLQGIEQQVEAARLSAYADLSIALGGGLQAGQDSPAEPQLKAPQIPAGLATNHN; this is translated from the coding sequence TTGCCGCGTTGCCTCATCAGAGCGCTTGAAACGTTCAATGTCCTGGCAGTATCCGTGTTACTCAACGGCTGCATTTCCACCCAAGGCATCCAGCCGCACACCGATCTGCTACCCACCGCCGAACTGGCCATTGACCTGGCCAACCGTGACGCCCACTGGCCGGCGACGCAGTGGTGGCGTGCCTATGGCGACCCGCAGTTAGACACCTGGATCGCACGCGCCAGCCGTGGCAGCCCGAGCCTGCAAGCGGCAACTGCGCGGGTTCGCGAGGCTCAGGCCATGGCCGGTGTTGCCCAGTCACGTGAGGCTGCGCAGCTCACTAGCGGTGGCCGCCTGGCCCGTAGAGGCTGGCCCGACGATGGCTTTTATGGCCCTGGCAATCTGGCTGACTCCCACACCTGGGACAACAATGCCGGCCTGAACCTGAGCCTGGATCTTGATCTCTGGGGGCGTGAGCGTAACGCCAGCGAGCGGGCACTGGATATCGCTCAGCAACGCGCCGCCGAGCAGCGTCAGGCGCAACTGCAATTGCAGGGCAATGTCATCCACGCCTATATCCAGTTGGCCTTGCAATATGCGCAGCTCGACATTCTTGAGGCGACGCTGGCCCAGCAGGTGCAGATTGCCGAGCTGGCCCGGCAGCGTCTGCAAGCCGGTATCGGCACCCAACTGGAGGTGAGCCAGGCCGAAGCATCGCTGCCGGAGACTCATCGGCAGATCGACGGCGTGCATGAAGCCATTGAGCTGAGCCGCCACCAACTGGCCGCGCTGGCCGGGCTTGGGCCGGAGCACGCGGCGAGCCTCAAGCGGCCGTTACTGACACTCCACCAGCCGTTGCCATTGCCCACTGCTGTGCCTGCGCAACTTCTGGGTCAGCGCCCCGATGTGGTTGCCAGCCGCTGGCAGGTCGCCGCCCAGGCGCGGGGCATCGCCGTGGCGCAAGCGGGCTTCTATCCCAATGTCGATTTGACTGCCAGCCTCGGCTATATGGCCACCGGTGGCGGCATGCTGGAGTTCTTGACCGCCAGTAAGCTGGCGTACAACGCAGGCCCTGCCATCAGCCTGCCGATCTTCGACGGCGGGCGTCTGCGCGGCGAGTTGGGTCAGGCCAGCGCCGCTTACGACCTGGCGGTGGCGCATTACCGGCAGACCCTGGTCAGCGCCCTGCAAGGCATCGCTGACCAACTGGTGCGGCGTCACTCCCTTGAGCAGCAACAACGTCTGGCTGCCGAGTCAGTGGCCAAGGCCAATGAGCTGTGCGCCCTGGCGCGCCTGGCCTGGCAGCGCGGGCTGGTCGACTACCTGAGTGTGCTGCACAGCCAGACCCGCCTGTGGCGCCTGCAGGGTATCGAGCAACAGGTCGAGGCCGCGCGGTTAAGCGCTTATGCAGACTTGTCGATCGCTTTGGGTGGGGGCCTGCAGGCCGGCCAGGATTCTCCTGCCGAACCGCAGTTAAAGGCCCCGCAGATACCTGCCGGCCTGGCGACAAACCACAACTAG
- a CDS encoding LysR family transcriptional regulator: MDTLQNMRAFSCVAQAGSFTAAAAQLDTTTANISRAVSNLEAHLQTRLLNRTTRRIALTEAGKRYLQRCEQILAYVEQAEAEASDAHARPAGLLKVHSMPGIGQHYVIDAIARYRSDHQDVAFDLTLTNRVPDLLEDGYDVSIVLASELPDSGFVSQRLGITYSIVCASPAYIRARGMAHKPADLLGHDCLRLVSPVFPLDKWPFTGPDGQEMVTLKSSPFLVNSAEAMKTAIASGMGVGILPIYSAIDGLRDGTLVRVLPRYRFQELNLYAVYPSRQYLDAKIKTWVEYLRSTLPEILAADEADLQVYTLD, from the coding sequence ATGGACACCCTGCAAAACATGCGCGCCTTCAGTTGTGTGGCGCAAGCGGGCAGCTTTACTGCGGCCGCTGCACAACTGGACACTACCACTGCGAATATTTCCCGTGCGGTCTCCAATCTCGAAGCGCACCTGCAGACCCGCCTGCTGAACCGCACCACGCGGCGCATCGCGTTGACCGAAGCCGGCAAGCGCTACCTGCAACGCTGCGAGCAGATTCTGGCGTATGTCGAACAAGCCGAAGCCGAGGCCAGTGATGCCCATGCGCGACCGGCCGGGTTGCTCAAGGTGCATTCGATGCCTGGTATTGGCCAGCACTACGTGATCGACGCCATCGCCCGCTACCGCAGTGACCATCAGGATGTGGCGTTTGACCTGACCCTGACCAATCGGGTGCCGGATCTGCTGGAAGATGGCTACGACGTGTCGATCGTGCTGGCCAGTGAATTGCCGGACTCGGGCTTTGTATCGCAGCGTCTGGGCATCACTTACAGCATCGTCTGTGCCTCACCTGCGTACATCAGGGCGCGGGGCATGGCGCATAAGCCCGCAGACTTGCTGGGGCATGACTGCCTGCGGCTGGTGAGCCCGGTGTTTCCGCTGGACAAGTGGCCGTTTACCGGCCCGGATGGCCAGGAGATGGTCACGCTGAAGAGTTCACCGTTTCTGGTCAATTCGGCCGAAGCGATGAAGACAGCGATTGCCAGCGGCATGGGCGTGGGGATTCTGCCAATCTACTCGGCCATCGACGGCCTGCGTGACGGCACGCTGGTAAGGGTCTTGCCGCGCTATCGCTTCCAGGAGCTGAATCTGTATGCGGTGTATCCATCGCGGCAGTACCTGGATGCCAAGATCAAGACCTGGGTGGAGTATCTGCGCAGCACCTTGCCGGAGATTCTGGCGGCCGATGAGGCGGATTTGCAGGTGTATACGCTGGATTGA
- a CDS encoding 2-hydroxyacid dehydrogenase yields the protein MKKTVLAFSRVNQEMAERLAQDFNVIIPDPKKGDINAQFNEALPEVHGLIGSGRKLGREQLATAERLEVVSSISVGYDNYDVEYLTERGIALTNTPDVLTESTADLGFSLIMSSARRVAELDAYTKAGNWKRSIEPPHFGTDVYGKTLGIVGMGNIGAAIARRGRLGFNMPILYSGNSRKSALEQELGAQFRSLDQLLAEADFVCLVVPLSDKTHHLIGKRELGLMKKSAILVNIARGPVVDEPALIEALHNGTIRGAGLDVYEKEPLSESPLFKLSNAVTLPHIGSATTETRQAMADLAYQNLRSALLGERPQNLVNPQVWKG from the coding sequence ATGAAAAAAACCGTACTCGCCTTCAGCCGTGTCAATCAGGAGATGGCCGAACGCCTGGCGCAGGACTTCAACGTGATTATTCCCGACCCGAAGAAGGGCGATATCAATGCTCAGTTCAACGAGGCATTGCCCGAGGTGCACGGGTTGATCGGTTCGGGGCGCAAGCTGGGGCGTGAGCAGCTGGCGACGGCTGAGCGTCTGGAAGTGGTGTCGAGCATTTCGGTGGGTTACGACAATTATGATGTCGAGTACCTCACTGAGCGCGGTATTGCGCTGACCAACACCCCGGACGTGTTGACCGAAAGTACCGCCGACCTTGGTTTTTCGCTGATCATGAGCAGCGCCCGCCGCGTTGCGGAGCTCGATGCCTACACCAAGGCCGGTAACTGGAAGCGCAGTATCGAGCCGCCGCATTTCGGCACTGATGTGTACGGGAAAACCCTGGGTATCGTCGGCATGGGCAACATCGGCGCAGCCATCGCCCGACGCGGTCGGCTGGGTTTCAACATGCCCATCCTGTACAGCGGCAACAGCCGTAAAAGCGCACTGGAACAAGAGCTGGGCGCGCAGTTCCGTAGCCTGGATCAACTGCTGGCCGAGGCTGATTTCGTCTGCCTGGTGGTGCCGTTAAGCGACAAGACTCATCACTTGATCGGCAAGCGTGAGCTGGGGTTGATGAAGAAAAGCGCCATTCTGGTGAATATCGCCCGTGGACCGGTCGTAGACGAGCCGGCGCTGATCGAAGCCTTGCACAACGGCACCATTCGCGGCGCAGGCCTGGACGTCTACGAGAAGGAGCCGCTGTCGGAGTCGCCGCTGTTCAAGCTCAGCAACGCGGTGACCCTGCCGCACATTGGCTCGGCCACCACCGAGACCCGCCAGGCCATGGCTGACCTTGCCTACCAGAATCTGCGCAGCGCCCTGCTCGGTGAGCGGCCGCAGAATCTGGTCAACCCGCAAGTGTGGAAGGGCTGA
- a CDS encoding DMT family transporter produces MNLSLYLATVLIWGTTWIALKLQLGEVAIALSIAYRFALAALVLFAFLLLSGRLQPLSRRGQGICMAQGLCLFCLNFLCFYTASQWIPSGLIAVVFSTSTLWNALNARLFFGQRIARNVLLGALLGLSGLACLFWPELVGHTASRETLIGLGLALLGTLCFSAGNMLSSLQQKAGFKPLTTNAWGMLYGALLLSLYCLVSGVPLHFEWNVRYVGSLLYLVIPGSVVAFTTYLTLVGRMGPERAAYCTVLFPVVALNISVFVEGYQWTLPALFGLVLVMAGNVLVFSKPRAVPGTAAGKLA; encoded by the coding sequence ATGAATCTCTCGCTTTATCTGGCCACCGTACTGATCTGGGGCACCACCTGGATCGCCTTGAAGCTGCAACTGGGCGAAGTGGCAATTGCCCTGTCGATTGCCTATCGCTTTGCACTGGCCGCGCTGGTGCTGTTCGCCTTTTTGCTGCTCAGCGGCCGCTTGCAACCACTGAGCCGTCGCGGACAAGGCATTTGCATGGCTCAAGGTCTTTGTCTGTTCTGCCTGAACTTCCTGTGCTTCTACACGGCCAGCCAGTGGATCCCCAGCGGCCTGATTGCCGTGGTGTTCTCCACCTCCACACTGTGGAACGCGCTCAATGCACGGCTGTTCTTCGGCCAGCGCATTGCCCGTAATGTGCTGCTGGGCGCGCTGCTGGGCCTCAGTGGTCTGGCGTGTCTGTTCTGGCCTGAGCTGGTCGGGCATACGGCCAGCCGCGAGACCCTGATCGGCCTGGGCCTGGCCTTGCTGGGCACCTTGTGTTTCTCGGCCGGCAACATGCTCTCCAGCCTGCAGCAGAAGGCCGGTTTCAAGCCGCTGACGACCAATGCCTGGGGCATGCTCTATGGCGCGTTGCTGCTGAGCCTGTATTGCCTGGTCAGCGGTGTGCCGCTGCACTTCGAATGGAACGTACGCTATGTCGGCTCACTGCTGTATCTGGTCATCCCAGGCTCGGTGGTTGCCTTCACCACTTACCTGACCCTGGTCGGCCGCATGGGCCCGGAGCGCGCGGCCTACTGCACCGTGCTGTTTCCGGTGGTGGCGCTGAATATCTCGGTGTTTGTCGAAGGCTACCAGTGGACCCTGCCGGCGCTGTTCGGGCTGGTGTTGGTGATGGCCGGTAACGTGCTGGTGTTCAGCAAGCCGCGCGCCGTGCCGGGCACGGCGGCGGGCAAGCTGGCCTGA
- a CDS encoding helix-turn-helix domain-containing protein, with product MSALDTIQVFQSLNSSPHARLERSAWLGDGLIAAQWNNHHDLREYHSPSHHTLSCYIADGTGTFRRDQPDQKGAPGKLCVLPAGHESAWVINGQIRLAHLYVSPEQLALGCVTLLDREPRELQLQENTFLDDARQTAHFQQLISLNWQEPGERLLTSSLAHEMLSHAVLTQVGLRAGLQLKGGLAPHLRRRVREFIETQLDQPLSLGQLAGLCALSEYHFARMFRESFGTPPHRYVLQRRLQRACRLLRETTQPLGEVALACGFASASHFTNRFRQTLEATPGEYRQVFRTSCERTLQTHTDGAPL from the coding sequence ATGTCCGCGCTCGACACCATTCAGGTCTTCCAGTCATTGAACAGTTCACCCCACGCCCGCCTGGAGCGCAGTGCGTGGCTGGGCGACGGTTTGATTGCGGCGCAATGGAACAACCACCATGACCTGCGCGAATACCACTCGCCAAGCCACCACACCCTGTCGTGCTATATCGCCGATGGGACTGGCACCTTTCGCCGGGATCAGCCCGACCAGAAGGGTGCACCGGGCAAATTATGTGTGCTGCCGGCTGGCCACGAATCAGCGTGGGTCATCAACGGCCAGATCCGCCTGGCGCATCTGTATGTCAGCCCTGAGCAATTGGCGCTGGGCTGCGTCACCCTGCTGGACCGCGAACCTCGGGAGCTGCAACTGCAGGAAAACACCTTTCTCGATGACGCCCGGCAGACCGCGCACTTTCAACAGTTGATCAGCCTCAACTGGCAAGAACCGGGCGAACGTCTGCTGACCAGCAGCCTGGCTCATGAAATGCTCAGCCATGCGGTACTGACCCAGGTCGGCCTGCGTGCAGGGCTGCAACTCAAAGGCGGTCTGGCTCCGCACCTGCGCCGACGTGTACGCGAGTTCATTGAAACGCAACTGGACCAGCCCCTGAGCCTGGGGCAACTGGCCGGGCTGTGCGCCCTGTCGGAGTATCACTTTGCGCGAATGTTTCGCGAGAGCTTCGGCACGCCACCACATCGCTATGTATTGCAGCGTCGTTTGCAGCGGGCTTGCCGGTTATTGCGCGAGACCACCCAGCCGCTGGGTGAGGTGGCGCTGGCCTGCGGATTTGCCAGTGCCAGCCACTTCACCAACCGGTTTCGTCAAACGCTGGAGGCAACACCGGGTGAGTATCGCCAGGTCTTTCGCACGTCCTGCGAAAGGACCTTGCAGACGCACACAGACGGCGCTCCGCTCTAG
- a CDS encoding DUF3325 domain-containing protein — translation MLLPALLCYSGFTALCLSMERHYSDLLAGKPSMQRRRGLKITGWLLLVVAGWLAVATRGWAMGLVEWTAALMGSAVLLVFLMPYKPRWILPLASAGLLVAAALAAILVT, via the coding sequence ATGCTGCTGCCTGCCTTGCTGTGTTACTCGGGCTTTACGGCGCTGTGCCTGTCCATGGAGCGCCATTACAGCGACCTGCTGGCTGGCAAACCTTCAATGCAGCGACGCCGTGGCCTGAAAATCACCGGCTGGCTGTTGCTGGTCGTGGCCGGCTGGCTGGCAGTCGCTACCCGTGGCTGGGCGATGGGGCTGGTCGAATGGACGGCAGCGTTGATGGGCAGCGCAGTGCTGTTGGTGTTTCTGATGCCCTACAAACCGCGCTGGATCCTGCCGCTGGCGAGCGCCGGATTGCTGGTAGCAGCGGCTTTAGCCGCAATACTGGTCACTTAA